The Streptomyces sp. NBC_00224 genome has a window encoding:
- the moaA gene encoding GTP 3',8-cyclase MoaA: MLIDTYGRVATDLRVSLTDRCNLRCTYCMPEEGLQWLAKPDLLTDDEIVRLIRIAVTELGITEVRFTGGEPLLRPGLVGIVERCAALEPRPRMSITTNGIGLKRTAAALQSAGLDRVNVSLDTLRPEVFKTLTRRDRHKDVIEGMEAARAAGLTPVKVNAVLMPGLNDDEAPDLLAWAVAHDYELRFIEQMPLDAQHGWKRDGMITAGDILASLRTRFSLTAEGDDERGSAPAERWVVDGGPHRVGVIASVTRPFCSACDRTRLTADGQVRTCLFAREESDLRAALRSGAPDEEIARLWRLAMWGKKAGSGLDDPAFLQPDRPMSAIGG, from the coding sequence GTGCTCATCGACACATACGGCCGTGTGGCCACTGACCTGCGTGTCTCACTCACGGACCGCTGCAATCTGCGGTGCACGTACTGCATGCCGGAAGAGGGCCTGCAGTGGCTGGCCAAGCCGGACCTGCTCACCGACGACGAGATCGTCCGCCTCATCCGCATCGCCGTGACCGAGCTCGGCATCACCGAGGTCCGCTTCACCGGCGGCGAGCCGCTGCTGCGCCCGGGCCTGGTCGGCATCGTGGAGCGCTGCGCGGCCCTGGAGCCCCGCCCCCGGATGTCGATCACCACCAACGGCATCGGTCTGAAGCGCACCGCGGCCGCGCTGCAGTCGGCCGGTCTCGACCGGGTCAACGTCTCCCTCGACACCCTGCGCCCCGAGGTCTTCAAGACCCTCACCCGCCGCGACCGCCACAAGGACGTCATCGAGGGCATGGAGGCCGCCCGCGCCGCCGGGCTCACCCCGGTCAAGGTCAACGCGGTCCTGATGCCGGGGCTCAACGACGACGAGGCCCCCGACCTGCTGGCCTGGGCCGTGGCGCACGACTACGAGCTGAGGTTCATCGAGCAGATGCCGCTCGACGCCCAGCACGGCTGGAAGCGCGACGGCATGATCACCGCCGGTGACATCCTCGCCTCGCTGCGTACGAGGTTCTCGCTCACCGCCGAGGGCGACGACGAGCGGGGCTCCGCGCCCGCCGAGCGCTGGGTGGTGGACGGCGGACCGCACCGGGTCGGCGTCATCGCCTCGGTGACCCGCCCGTTCTGCTCGGCCTGCGACCGGACCCGGCTCACCGCCGACGGCCAGGTGCGCACCTGCCTCTTCGCGCGCGAGGAGTCCGACCTGCGCGCGGCCCTGCGCTCGGGCGCGCCGGACGAGGAGATCGCCCGGCTGTGGCGGCTGGCGATGTGGGGAAAGAAGGCCGGATCCGGTCTGGACGACCCGGCTTTCCTTCAGCCCGACCGCCCGATGTCAGCGATCGGCGGCTGA
- a CDS encoding metallopeptidase TldD-related protein → MSSRTTVKPHEIVERALALSTADGCVVIADEQSSANLRWAGNALTTNGVTRGRTLTVIATVDGAQGTASGVVSRSAVTADDLEPLVRAAEAAARGAGPAEDAQPLVEGVPVAADFTDGPAETSSAVFAEFAPALGEAFARARSGGRELYGFANHEMTSSYLGTSTGLRLRHDQPTGTLELNAKSPDRTRSAWAGRSTRDFKDVDPGALDEELAVRLGWAERRIDLPAGRYETLLPPTAVADLLIYQLWSSNARDATEGRTVFSKPGGGTRLGETLARLPLTLRSDPNEPGLESAPFQLAHSSGDDASVFDNGLPLAPTDWIRDGKLERLITTRHSAGLTQLPVTPSIGNLVLDGGGERSLEEMVAATERGLLLTCLWYIREVDPATLLLTGLTRDGVYLVENGEVVGEVNNFRFNESPVDLLSRATEAGRTEKTLPREWSDWFTRAAMPALRVPDFNMSSVSQGV, encoded by the coding sequence ATGAGCTCCCGTACGACCGTCAAGCCGCACGAGATCGTCGAGCGGGCGCTCGCGCTGTCCACCGCCGACGGGTGCGTCGTCATCGCGGACGAGCAGTCCTCCGCCAATCTGCGCTGGGCCGGCAACGCGCTGACCACCAACGGCGTGACCCGCGGCCGCACCCTCACCGTCATCGCGACCGTCGACGGGGCGCAGGGCACGGCCTCGGGCGTGGTGTCCCGGTCCGCCGTGACCGCCGACGACCTGGAGCCGCTGGTCCGGGCGGCGGAGGCGGCGGCGCGCGGCGCCGGGCCCGCCGAGGACGCCCAGCCGCTGGTCGAGGGCGTGCCGGTGGCGGCCGACTTCACCGACGGGCCCGCCGAGACCTCCTCGGCGGTCTTCGCGGAGTTCGCCCCCGCCCTCGGCGAGGCCTTCGCCCGGGCCCGCTCGGGCGGGCGCGAGCTGTACGGCTTCGCCAACCACGAGATGACCTCCTCGTACCTGGGTACCTCGACGGGCCTGCGGCTGCGCCACGACCAGCCGACCGGCACGCTCGAACTCAACGCCAAGTCGCCGGACCGGACGCGTTCGGCCTGGGCCGGGCGCTCCACGCGGGACTTCAAGGACGTCGACCCCGGCGCCCTGGACGAGGAGCTCGCCGTCCGGCTCGGCTGGGCCGAGCGCCGTATCGACCTGCCCGCGGGCCGGTACGAGACGCTGCTGCCGCCCACCGCGGTGGCCGATCTGCTGATCTACCAGCTGTGGTCGTCGAACGCGCGGGACGCCACCGAGGGCCGGACCGTGTTCTCCAAGCCCGGCGGCGGCACCAGGCTCGGCGAGACGCTGGCCCGGCTGCCGCTGACGTTGCGCAGCGACCCGAACGAGCCGGGTCTGGAGTCCGCGCCGTTCCAGCTGGCGCACTCCTCCGGCGACGACGCCTCCGTCTTCGACAACGGCCTGCCGCTGGCCCCCACCGACTGGATCCGGGACGGGAAGCTGGAGCGGCTGATCACCACCCGGCACAGCGCCGGGCTCACTCAGCTGCCCGTGACCCCGTCGATCGGCAACCTGGTCCTGGACGGCGGTGGCGAACGCTCCCTTGAGGAGATGGTCGCGGCCACCGAGCGGGGTCTGCTGCTGACCTGCCTCTGGTACATCCGCGAGGTGGACCCGGCGACGCTGCTGCTCACCGGGCTGACCCGGGACGGCGTCTACCTCGTCGAGAACGGCGAGGTGGTCGGGGAGGTCAACAACTTCCGGTTCAACGAGTCGCCGGTGGACCTGCTGTCGCGGGCCACCGAGGCCGGGCGGACCGAGAAGACCCTGCCGCGCGAGTGGAGCGACTGGTTCACCCGGGCCGCGATGCCGGCCCTGCGGGTGCCGGACTTCAATATGAGCTCGGTCAGCCAGGGCGTCTGA
- a CDS encoding FadR/GntR family transcriptional regulator, producing MTLSSPRRSALADQVIAQLRNQITSGEWPVGSRIPTEPELVEQLGVARNTVREAVRALAHNGLLDIRQGSGTYVVATSELAGVMHRRFADADPRHVAELRSTLESSAARLAAERRTARDLAQLDALLARREETWESGDAEAFVAADATLHLAIVAASHNDVLTELYADLGDLLRDWLRDDVGRELRPENHMDHARLVEAIRAGDGETAATEAAGHAFFCIGERL from the coding sequence ATGACGCTGAGCTCTCCCCGGCGGTCCGCCCTCGCCGACCAGGTGATCGCGCAGCTGCGCAACCAGATCACCTCGGGCGAGTGGCCGGTGGGATCGCGCATCCCCACCGAACCCGAGCTGGTCGAACAGCTGGGGGTGGCGCGCAACACGGTCCGCGAGGCGGTCCGGGCGCTCGCGCACAACGGGCTGCTCGACATCCGCCAGGGCTCGGGCACCTATGTGGTCGCGACGAGCGAGCTGGCGGGCGTGATGCACCGGCGCTTCGCCGACGCCGACCCCCGCCATGTGGCCGAACTGCGCTCCACCCTGGAGTCGTCGGCGGCCCGCCTCGCGGCCGAACGGCGTACGGCACGCGATCTGGCGCAGCTGGACGCGCTGCTCGCGCGGCGCGAGGAGACCTGGGAGTCGGGCGACGCGGAGGCGTTCGTCGCCGCCGACGCCACGCTGCACCTGGCGATCGTCGCGGCCTCGCACAACGACGTCCTGACCGAGCTCTACGCCGACCTCGGCGACCTCCTGCGCGACTGGCTCCGCGACGACGTGGGCCGCGAGCTGCGGCCGGAGAACCACATGGACCATGCCCGGCTGGTCGAGGCGATCCGGGCGGGCGACGGGGAGACGGCGGCCACGGAGGCCGCGGGCCACGCGTTCTTCTGCATCGGCGAACGGCTCTAG
- a CDS encoding CynX/NimT family MFS transporter: MADETRTLSPAPGTTPHTSQEALAGTRTGGPAPWTIRLVLVGLVLAAINLRPAITSLGALFEEVRDGLHMSGSVAGVLTSVPPFCFAVFGVFAPRLARRFGPAVVVCAGMVAIAAGLLLRPFAGGTPGFLAASALALMGIAVSNVLMPVIVKRYFPDRVGSMTGLYSMALALGTALAAAATVPVTDVLGGSWRAGLSVWALLAVVAVLPWLLLVRDRSDRPAGRPSAAREDAEAPAFKITRSRTAWALACFFGLQATAAYITMGWMPQIFRDAGVSAGTAGVLLAVTMVMGVPLAFVIPRVATRMRNQGPIVAVLGACGLAGYAGLYFAPAAGAWAWALLLGISNCAFPLALTMIGMRTRTGTGVVRLSAFAQSTGYLISIPGPTLVGALYDSSGGWGLPIALMAGLMVPQIVVGSLAGRDRTVEDEAGMRD, from the coding sequence ATGGCCGACGAGACCCGCACCCTGAGCCCCGCGCCGGGCACCACGCCCCACACCTCCCAAGAAGCCCTCGCGGGCACCCGCACGGGCGGCCCGGCGCCGTGGACCATCCGCCTCGTGCTCGTCGGCCTCGTCCTCGCCGCGATCAATCTGCGCCCCGCCATCACCAGCCTCGGCGCGCTCTTCGAAGAGGTGCGCGACGGGCTGCACATGAGCGGCAGCGTCGCCGGTGTCCTCACCTCCGTACCGCCGTTCTGCTTCGCCGTCTTCGGCGTCTTCGCCCCCCGCCTCGCCCGCCGCTTCGGCCCCGCCGTCGTCGTCTGCGCGGGCATGGTCGCGATCGCCGCGGGCCTGCTGCTGCGGCCGTTCGCCGGCGGCACCCCGGGCTTCCTCGCGGCCAGCGCGCTCGCCCTGATGGGCATAGCCGTCAGCAACGTACTGATGCCGGTGATCGTCAAGCGGTACTTCCCGGACCGCGTCGGCTCCATGACCGGCCTGTACTCGATGGCCCTCGCCCTCGGTACCGCACTGGCCGCCGCGGCCACCGTCCCGGTCACCGATGTGCTCGGCGGCAGCTGGCGCGCCGGGCTTAGCGTGTGGGCGCTGCTCGCCGTCGTCGCCGTACTGCCGTGGCTGCTGCTCGTCCGCGACCGCTCGGACCGGCCGGCCGGTCGGCCCTCGGCCGCCCGGGAGGACGCGGAGGCTCCCGCCTTCAAGATCACCCGCAGCCGTACCGCCTGGGCGCTCGCCTGCTTCTTCGGTCTCCAGGCCACCGCCGCCTACATCACGATGGGCTGGATGCCGCAGATCTTCCGGGACGCCGGGGTGTCCGCCGGGACCGCGGGCGTCCTGCTCGCGGTGACCATGGTGATGGGCGTGCCGCTCGCGTTCGTCATCCCGCGCGTCGCCACCCGGATGCGCAACCAGGGCCCGATCGTCGCCGTCCTTGGCGCCTGCGGCCTCGCCGGTTACGCGGGCCTCTACTTCGCCCCGGCCGCCGGCGCCTGGGCCTGGGCGCTGCTCCTCGGCATCTCCAACTGCGCCTTCCCGCTCGCCCTCACCATGATCGGGATGCGCACCCGGACCGGCACCGGCGTGGTGCGGCTCTCCGCCTTCGCCCAGTCCACCGGCTACCTCATCTCCATCCCCGGCCCCACCCTGGTCGGCGCCCTCTACGACAGCAGCGGCGGCTGGGGCCTGCCGATCGCGCTGATGGCGGGCCTGATGGTGCCGCAGATCGTCGTCGGGTCGCTGGCGGGCCGGGACCGGACGGTGGAGGACGAAGCGGGGATGCGAGACTGA
- the fabG gene encoding 3-oxoacyl-[acyl-carrier-protein] reductase produces MSRSVLVTGGNRGIGLAIARAFASMGDKVAITYRSGEPDALQEEGFLAVKCDITDTEQVEQAYKQIEEAHGPVEVLVANAGVTKDQLLMRMSEEDFTSVLDTNLTGTFRVVKRANRAMLRAKKGRVVLISSVVGLMGSPGQANYAASKAGLVGFARSLARELGSRNITFNVVAPGFVDTDMTKVLTDEQRTSILSGVPLGRYAQPEEIAAAVRFLASDDASYITGAVIPVDGGLGMGH; encoded by the coding sequence TTGAGCCGCTCGGTTCTCGTCACCGGAGGAAACCGGGGCATCGGCCTCGCCATCGCCCGCGCTTTCGCCTCCATGGGCGACAAGGTCGCGATCACCTACCGCTCCGGCGAGCCGGACGCCCTCCAGGAGGAGGGGTTCCTCGCCGTCAAGTGCGACATCACCGACACCGAGCAGGTGGAGCAGGCCTACAAGCAGATCGAGGAGGCCCACGGGCCCGTCGAGGTGCTCGTCGCCAACGCCGGAGTCACCAAGGACCAGCTGCTGATGCGGATGTCCGAGGAGGACTTCACCTCGGTCCTGGACACCAACCTCACCGGCACCTTCCGGGTCGTGAAGCGTGCCAACCGCGCCATGCTGCGCGCCAAGAAGGGCCGCGTCGTCCTGATCTCGTCCGTCGTCGGCCTGATGGGCTCGCCCGGCCAGGCCAACTACGCGGCCTCCAAGGCCGGTCTCGTCGGGTTCGCCCGCTCCCTCGCGCGCGAGCTGGGCTCCCGCAACATCACTTTCAACGTCGTCGCACCCGGTTTTGTCGACACCGACATGACCAAGGTGCTCACTGACGAGCAGCGCACCTCGATCCTTTCCGGGGTACCGCTGGGCCGCTACGCGCAGCCCGAGGAGATCGCTGCCGCGGTCCGCTTCCTCGCCTCGGACGACGCCTCGTACATCACTGGTGCCGTCATCCCGGTTGACGGCGGATTGGGCATGGGTCACTGA
- the fabI gene encoding enoyl-ACP reductase FabI, translating into MSGILDGKRVLITGVLMESSIAFHTAKLAQEQGAEVILTAFPRPTLTERIARKLPKPAKVIELDVTNQEHLDRLADLVKEELGGLDGVVHSIGFAPQDALGGNFLNTPFDSVSTAMHVSAFSLKSLTMACRPLMSSGSAVVGLTFDAQFAWPQYDWMGPAKAALEATSRYLARDLGKENIRCNLVSAGPIGSMAAKSIPGFSELADVWNTRSPLEWNMADPEPAGRGVVALLSDWFPKTTGEIVHVDGGVHMMGA; encoded by the coding sequence ATGAGCGGAATTCTCGACGGCAAGCGCGTCCTGATCACGGGTGTGCTGATGGAGTCCTCCATCGCCTTCCACACCGCGAAGCTGGCTCAGGAGCAGGGCGCCGAGGTCATCCTGACCGCCTTCCCGCGGCCCACGCTCACCGAGCGCATCGCCCGCAAGCTCCCCAAGCCCGCCAAGGTCATCGAGCTCGACGTGACCAACCAGGAGCACCTGGACCGGCTGGCGGACCTGGTCAAGGAGGAGCTCGGCGGCCTGGACGGCGTCGTCCACTCCATCGGCTTCGCCCCGCAGGACGCCCTCGGCGGCAACTTCCTCAACACCCCGTTCGACTCGGTGTCGACGGCGATGCACGTCTCGGCGTTCTCGCTGAAGTCGCTGACCATGGCCTGTCGCCCGCTGATGAGCTCCGGCAGCGCGGTCGTCGGCCTGACCTTCGACGCGCAGTTCGCCTGGCCGCAGTACGACTGGATGGGCCCGGCGAAGGCCGCCCTGGAGGCGACCTCCCGCTACCTCGCCCGCGACCTGGGCAAGGAGAACATCCGCTGCAACCTGGTCTCGGCGGGCCCGATCGGCTCGATGGCCGCCAAGTCCATCCCGGGCTTCTCGGAGCTGGCGGACGTGTGGAACACCCGCTCCCCGCTGGAGTGGAACATGGCCGACCCGGAGCCGGCCGGCCGCGGCGTCGTGGCCCTGCTCTCGGACTGGTTCCCGAAGACGACGGGCGAGATCGTCCACGTCGACGGCGGCGTGCACATGATGGGGGCCTGA
- the tyrS gene encoding tyrosine--tRNA ligase has translation MTDIVDELQWRGLIALSTDEDALRKAFADGPVTFYCGFDPTAPSLHLGNLVQILTMRRIQQAGNRPLGLVGGATGLIGDPKPNSERTLNAPEVVAGWVERLRGQIERFLDFEGPHAATMVNNLDWTSGLSAIDFLRDIGKYFRVNKMIAKEAVARRLNSDAGISYTEFSYQILQGMDFLELYRRYGCVLQTGGSDQWGNLTAGTDLIHRVAPEAEVHALATPLITKADGTKFGKTESGTVWLDPERTTPYAFYQFWLNADDRDVSKFLRIFSFKSREEIEELEQLTEERPQARAAQRALAEELTTLVHGADQCAAVVAASKALFGQGELADLDEATLASALSELPHAEVAEAGLVVDLFAAVELVASKSAARRTVKEGGAYVNNAKVTSEDAVITADDLLHGRWLVLRRGKKNLAAIEVTGA, from the coding sequence GTGACGGACATCGTCGATGAGCTGCAGTGGCGCGGGCTGATCGCCCTCTCCACTGACGAGGACGCACTGCGCAAGGCGTTCGCGGACGGTCCCGTCACGTTCTATTGCGGCTTCGACCCGACCGCGCCCAGCCTGCACCTCGGCAACCTGGTGCAGATCCTGACCATGCGCCGGATCCAGCAGGCGGGCAACCGCCCGCTGGGCCTGGTCGGCGGGGCCACCGGTCTGATCGGCGACCCCAAGCCGAACTCGGAGCGCACGCTGAACGCGCCCGAGGTCGTCGCGGGCTGGGTCGAGCGGCTGCGCGGGCAGATCGAGCGGTTCCTCGACTTCGAGGGCCCGCACGCCGCGACCATGGTCAACAACCTGGACTGGACGTCGGGCCTGTCGGCCATCGACTTCCTGCGTGACATCGGCAAGTACTTCCGGGTCAACAAGATGATCGCGAAGGAGGCGGTCGCCCGGCGGCTGAACTCCGACGCGGGCATCAGCTACACCGAGTTCAGCTACCAGATCCTGCAGGGCATGGACTTCCTGGAGCTGTACCGGCGGTACGGCTGTGTGCTGCAGACCGGCGGCAGCGACCAGTGGGGCAACCTCACCGCGGGCACCGACCTGATCCACCGGGTCGCCCCGGAGGCCGAGGTGCACGCGCTGGCCACCCCGCTGATCACCAAGGCCGACGGCACCAAGTTCGGCAAGACGGAGTCCGGCACGGTCTGGCTGGACCCCGAGCGCACCACGCCGTACGCGTTCTACCAGTTCTGGCTGAACGCGGACGACCGCGATGTCTCCAAGTTCCTGCGGATCTTCAGCTTCAAGTCCCGCGAGGAGATCGAGGAGCTGGAGCAGCTCACCGAGGAGCGCCCGCAGGCGCGTGCCGCGCAGCGCGCGCTCGCCGAGGAGCTGACGACGCTGGTGCACGGCGCCGACCAGTGCGCGGCGGTCGTCGCCGCGTCGAAGGCGCTGTTCGGGCAGGGCGAGCTGGCGGACCTGGACGAGGCCACGCTGGCCTCCGCGCTCTCCGAGCTGCCGCACGCCGAGGTCGCCGAGGCCGGTCTGGTGGTGGACCTGTTCGCCGCGGTGGAGCTGGTGGCGAGCAAGTCGGCGGCCCGGCGCACGGTGAAGGAGGGCGGCGCCTACGTGAACAACGCGAAGGTGACGTCCGAGGACGCGGTGATCACGGCCGACGATCTGCTGCACGGCCGCTGGCTGGTGCTGCGCCGGGGCAAGAAGAACCTGGCCGCGATCGAGGTCACGGGCGCCTGA
- a CDS encoding histidine phosphatase family protein: protein MSVDTPRRIVLLRHAKADWPQVSDHDRPLADRGRTDAPVAGRRLAETGIAFDLTLCSTAARTRETWKLAVQELPHRPRTVYEERLYEASPGELLALLNETPDDVDNVLLVGHNPGMHALADVLAGEAEGDVLPRMNRSGFPTAAFAVVAFNGSWKTVEPGVGRLTDFWAPHT from the coding sequence ATGAGCGTCGACACACCCCGCAGGATCGTCCTCCTCCGGCATGCGAAAGCCGACTGGCCCCAGGTGTCCGACCACGACCGGCCGCTCGCCGACCGCGGCCGCACGGACGCCCCGGTGGCCGGGCGCAGGCTCGCCGAGACCGGAATCGCCTTCGACCTGACTCTCTGCTCGACCGCGGCCCGTACCCGCGAGACCTGGAAGCTGGCCGTGCAGGAACTGCCGCACCGCCCCAGGACCGTGTACGAGGAGCGGCTGTACGAGGCCTCGCCCGGCGAGCTGCTCGCCCTCCTGAACGAGACGCCGGACGACGTCGACAACGTCCTCCTGGTCGGCCACAACCCCGGGATGCACGCGCTCGCCGACGTGCTGGCGGGCGAGGCGGAGGGGGACGTACTGCCGAGGATGAACCGCAGTGGCTTCCCGACCGCCGCGTTCGCGGTGGTGGCGTTCAACGGCTCGTGGAAGACGGTCGAGCCCGGCGTCGGCAGGCTGACGGACTTCTGGGCACCGCACACGTAA
- a CDS encoding TldD/PmbA family protein — protein MIGSTGLTRQETSVPHSIDAAFTALPLRALADAALARARALGADHADFRLERVRSAAWRLRDARPAGSSDTTDLGYAVRVVHGGAWGFASGVDLTMDAAAKVASQAVAMAKLSAQVIAAAGSDERVELAPEPVHADRTWISSYEIDPFSVPDEEKSALLADWSRRLLGADGVAHVDASLLTVHENKFYADTAGTVTTQQRVRLHPQLTAVAVDGKTGEFDSMRTIAPPAGRGWEYLTGTGWDWDSELEQIPALLAEKMRAPSVEAGSYDLVVDPSNLWLTIHESIGHATELDRALGYEAAYAGTSFATFDQLGKLAYGSSVMNVTGDRTAEHGLATIGYDDEGVEGQSWDLVKDGTLVGYQLDRRIAKLTGLGRSNGCAFADSPGHVPVQRMANVSLQPDPGGLSTEDLIGGVERGIYVVGDRSWSIDMQRYNFQFTGQRFFRIENGKLAGQLRDVAYQATTTDFWGSMEKVGGPQTYVLGGAFNCGKAQPGQVAAVSHGCPSALFRGVNILNTTQEAGR, from the coding sequence ATGATCGGGTCGACCGGTCTCACACGACAGGAGACATCCGTGCCTCATTCCATCGACGCAGCCTTCACGGCGCTGCCGCTGCGGGCGCTCGCCGACGCCGCGCTGGCGCGCGCCCGTGCGCTCGGCGCCGACCATGCCGACTTCCGCCTGGAGCGGGTGCGCAGCGCGGCCTGGCGGCTGCGCGACGCCCGGCCCGCGGGGTCGTCCGACACCACGGACCTCGGTTACGCGGTCCGGGTGGTGCACGGCGGCGCCTGGGGCTTCGCCTCCGGCGTCGACCTCACCATGGACGCCGCCGCCAAGGTCGCCTCGCAGGCCGTGGCGATGGCGAAGCTCTCGGCGCAGGTGATCGCGGCCGCCGGGTCCGACGAGCGCGTGGAGCTGGCCCCGGAGCCGGTGCACGCCGACAGGACCTGGATCTCCTCGTACGAGATCGACCCGTTCTCCGTACCGGACGAGGAGAAGAGCGCGCTGCTCGCCGACTGGAGCCGGCGGCTGCTCGGGGCGGACGGGGTGGCGCACGTGGACGCCTCGCTGCTCACCGTCCACGAGAACAAGTTCTACGCGGACACGGCGGGCACCGTCACCACCCAGCAGCGGGTGCGGCTGCACCCGCAGCTCACCGCGGTCGCCGTGGACGGCAAGACCGGCGAGTTCGACTCGATGCGCACGATCGCGCCACCGGCGGGCCGCGGCTGGGAGTACCTCACGGGCACCGGCTGGGACTGGGACTCCGAGCTGGAGCAGATCCCGGCGCTGCTCGCGGAGAAGATGCGGGCGCCGAGCGTCGAGGCCGGGTCGTACGACCTGGTGGTCGACCCGTCGAACCTGTGGCTGACCATCCACGAGTCGATCGGCCACGCCACCGAGCTGGACCGGGCGCTGGGCTACGAGGCGGCGTACGCGGGCACCTCGTTCGCCACCTTCGACCAGCTGGGCAAGCTGGCGTACGGCTCGTCGGTGATGAACGTGACCGGTGACCGCACCGCCGAGCACGGTCTCGCGACCATCGGGTACGACGACGAGGGCGTCGAGGGGCAGTCCTGGGACCTGGTGAAGGACGGCACGCTGGTCGGCTACCAACTGGACCGCCGCATCGCCAAGTTGACGGGCCTGGGCCGTTCGAACGGCTGCGCCTTCGCGGACTCCCCCGGGCACGTCCCGGTCCAGCGCATGGCCAACGTCTCGCTCCAGCCGGACCCGGGCGGGCTCTCCACGGAGGACCTGATCGGGGGCGTGGAGCGCGGGATCTACGTGGTCGGCGACCGCTCGTGGTCGATCGACATGCAGCGCTACAACTTCCAGTTCACCGGCCAGCGCTTCTTCCGGATCGAGAACGGCAAGCTGGCGGGCCAGTTGCGCGATGTCGCCTACCAGGCGACGACGACCGACTTCTGGGGCTCGATGGAGAAGGTCGGCGGCCCGCAGACGTATGTGCTCGGCGGCGCCTTCAACTGCGGCAAGGCCCAGCCGGGCCAGGTGGCGGCGGTCTCCCACGGCTGCCCCTCCGCCCTGTTCCGGGGCGTGAACATTCTGAACACCACGCAGGAGGCCGGGCGATGA
- a CDS encoding SGM_5486 family transporter-associated protein: MPVLDPNPQNGQKKLLIVLGAMLAITVVIAVIATIASP, from the coding sequence ATGCCTGTGCTCGATCCGAACCCCCAGAACGGTCAGAAGAAGCTCCTCATCGTGCTCGGCGCGATGCTGGCGATCACAGTGGTCATCGCCGTGATCGCGACGATCGCCTCCCCCTGA
- a CDS encoding GlsB/YeaQ/YmgE family stress response membrane protein has product MGWLWAIIVGFVLGLIAKAILPGKQHSPLWLTTIFGIIGGVVGNSIARAIGIAETKGIDWGRHGLQVAAAVVIVFLGDMLYMALRGNKQRA; this is encoded by the coding sequence ATGGGCTGGTTGTGGGCGATCATCGTGGGATTCGTGCTGGGTCTCATCGCGAAGGCGATCCTTCCCGGGAAGCAGCACAGTCCGCTCTGGCTGACCACCATCTTCGGCATCATCGGCGGTGTGGTCGGCAACTCGATCGCCCGGGCGATCGGAATCGCCGAGACCAAGGGCATCGACTGGGGCCGGCACGGCCTCCAGGTCGCGGCGGCGGTCGTCATCGTCTTCCTCGGCGACATGCTCTACATGGCGCTGCGGGGCAACAAACAGCGGGCCTGA
- a CDS encoding DUF3099 domain-containing protein: MRKRSGAEVFRITGARQSLAEDVRGRQRRYVISMSIRTVSVVLTAVLWNIERPVAIVTLVLGALLPYVAVVLANAGRENVPSLPSTYIPAPSRPMLGAAPAGGPTAAPTEPTEASGTPDHEPWSREQT, encoded by the coding sequence ATGCGGAAGCGGAGCGGAGCCGAGGTCTTCCGGATCACCGGGGCCCGGCAGAGTCTCGCCGAGGACGTGCGGGGGCGGCAGCGCCGCTATGTGATCTCGATGTCGATCCGTACGGTGTCGGTCGTGCTGACGGCCGTCCTGTGGAACATCGAGCGCCCTGTCGCAATCGTGACCCTGGTGTTGGGAGCCCTGCTCCCTTATGTGGCTGTGGTGCTCGCCAACGCCGGGCGGGAGAACGTGCCTTCACTGCCGTCGACGTACATCCCCGCACCGTCGCGGCCGATGCTCGGGGCGGCTCCGGCGGGGGGTCCGACGGCGGCTCCGACGGAACCCACAGAGGCCTCCGGAACCCCTGACCACGAACCGTGGTCACGCGAGCAGACCTGA